The following are from one region of the Entelurus aequoreus isolate RoL-2023_Sb linkage group LG17, RoL_Eaeq_v1.1, whole genome shotgun sequence genome:
- the LOC133632329 gene encoding gastrula zinc finger protein XlCGF57.1-like: MRTHTDNKQSDCSKKKSGTKCFSCSVCAKSFTLKNTLTVHMRTHTGEKPFECSVCGKTFSQKINLTAHMRSHTGEKPFNCSECDRNFAYNTHLTNHMRTHTGEKPFMCSVCGKRFSRKSELAIHIRTHTEEKPFNCSVCSKSFSQKPILTEHMRIHTGEKPYKCSVCGKNFTQKQTLTTHMRTHTGEKPYICSVCGKNFSQKQTLTTHVRAHTGENPFNCSICGKAFYRELNLTRHMRTHTGEKPFKCTVCGKNISQKANLAAHMRTHTGERPFKCLVCGQHFSQNIHLTVHMRTHTGEKPFMCLVCGKRCSRKSDLTTHMRTHTGEKPFDCSVCGQNFARKLYLTTHMRTHTGAKTYTCSVCGRGFSRKENLTGHMRTHTGEKPFKCSVCGGNFSLKTHLTGHMRTHTGEKSL; the protein is encoded by the coding sequence atgaggactcacactgacaacaaacagtccgattgctccaaaaaaaagagCGGTACAAAATGTTTCAgttgctcagtttgtgctaaaagcttTACACTAAAGAACACTTTGacagtacacatgagaacgcacacaggagaaaagccTTTCGAgtgttcagtttgcggtaaaacATTTTCTCAAAAGATCAATTTGACAGCACACATGAGatcacacacaggagaaaaaccatttaattgttcagagtGCGATAGAAATTTTGCTTACAATACCCATTTAACAaaccacatgagaacacacactggagaaaaacctttcatgtgttcagtttgtggtaaaagattTTCTCGCAAGAGTGAATTGGCAATACACATCCGAACACACACTGAAGAGAAACCATTCAATTGTTCAGTTTGCTCTAAAAGCTTCTCCCAAAAACCaattttgactgaacacatgagaatacacacaggggaaaaaccatacaaatgttcagtttgtggtaaaaacttCACTCAAAAACAAACTTTGacaacacacatgagaacacacacaggagaaaaaccatacaTATGTTCAGTGTGTGGTAAAAACTTCTCTCAAAAACAAACTTTGACTACACACGTGAgagcacacacaggagaaaacccATTTAATTGTTCAATTTGTGGTAAAGCATTTTATCGTGAACTCAATTTGactagacacatgagaacacacacaggagaaaaaccatttaaatgtACAGTTTGTGGTAAAAATATATCTCAAAAGGCTAATTTggcagcacacatgagaacacacacaggagagaggCCATTTAAATGTTTAGTTTGTGGTCAACATTTTTCCCAAAATATCCATTTGACTgtgcacatgagaacgcacacaggagaaaaaccattcatgtgtttagtttgtggtaaaagATGTTCTCGTAAGAGTGATTTGacaacacacatgagaacacacacaggagagaaaccaTTTGATTGTTCGGTTTGTGGTCAAAACTTTGCCCGAAAACTATATTTGActacacacatgagaacacacacaggagcaaAAACATATACATGTTCAGTTTGTGGGAGAGGTTTTTCACGCAAGGAAAATTtgactggacacatgagaacacacactggagaaaaaccctttaaatgttcagtttgtgggGGAAACTTTTCTCTCAAGACTCATCTCAcaggacacatgagaacacacactggagaaaaaagcCTTTAA